The DNA segment CCCAACATACTCTGGCTCACCAGCGAAGACAACACCGCCGACTGGCTCGGCTGCTACAACAACCCCGACGCGACAACCCCAAACCTCGACCAGCTAGCCCGCGAAGGCTTTCGATACACCAACTGCTTCGCCAACGCTCCCGTTTGCGCCCCTCAGCGATCGACCTGGATCACTGGCGTCCACGCCATCTCCATGGGCACACACCCCATGCGAAGCCGCTATCAGATCCCCCACGAGAAAATCAAATACTACCCCGACCACCTCAAGCAGGCCGGCTATTTCGTCTCCAACCACACCAAAACCGACTACAACATCGGCGGCCGACCCGACAAAGCATGCTGGGACTCGACCGCCGACTGGCGCAACCGCAAGCCCGGCCAGCCATTCTTCAGCGTTATCAACTTCGCCCAAAGCCACGAAAGCCGCGCCTTCGGCAACGTCGAAAACACCCGCCACGACCCGCTCAACATGGACCTTCCCGCCTACCACCCTGACATCCCCACCATCCGCAAAAACTACGCCAAGTACCAGGACGCAGTCCAAATAATGGACGAAAAAGTCGGCGCCGCCATCAGTAAACTCAAAGCAGACGGCCTGTACGAGGACACCATCATCGTCTACTGTTCCGACCACGGCGGAGTCCTGCCGCGCAGCAAGCGTTTCCTTTTCGACAACGGTATCCACTGCCCGCTGATAGTCCGCATCCCCGAAAAATACAAACACCTCTACCCCGCACCAGCCCCCGGCACAACCGTCGACGACATTGTCAGCTTCATCGACATGCCCAGGACCTGGCTGAGCCTCACCGCTGCCCCCGTCCCAGACCACATGCAGGGCCGCGTCTTCCTCGGCAAAACCGAACCGCCCCGCAAATACCATTTCGCCTGGCGCGGCCGAATGGACGAACGTTACGACAACCAGCGAGCCGTCCGCGACAAGCGCTATCTCTACATCAAAAACTATATGCCGTGGTTCCCCTGGGGCCAGCGTCTGCAGTACCTCTGGAAAATGCAGGCCACCCAGACCTGGCAGCAGCACCACCAGGCCGGCAAAACCACAGCCATCACCGCACGCTGGTTCACCCCCAAACCGGTCGAGGAACTCTACGACACCCTCAAGGACCCCGACTGCATCAACAACCTCGCGGACCACACGGACCAGACCCAGCGCCTCACACAAATGCGAAAGGCCC comes from the Anaerohalosphaera lusitana genome and includes:
- a CDS encoding sulfatase-like hydrolase/transferase, producing the protein MKRRDFLKFTTLSVLGLSATSNAEAAQPKRPNILWLTSEDNTADWLGCYNNPDATTPNLDQLAREGFRYTNCFANAPVCAPQRSTWITGVHAISMGTHPMRSRYQIPHEKIKYYPDHLKQAGYFVSNHTKTDYNIGGRPDKACWDSTADWRNRKPGQPFFSVINFAQSHESRAFGNVENTRHDPLNMDLPAYHPDIPTIRKNYAKYQDAVQIMDEKVGAAISKLKADGLYEDTIIVYCSDHGGVLPRSKRFLFDNGIHCPLIVRIPEKYKHLYPAPAPGTTVDDIVSFIDMPRTWLSLTAAPVPDHMQGRVFLGKTEPPRKYHFAWRGRMDERYDNQRAVRDKRYLYIKNYMPWFPWGQRLQYLWKMQATQTWQQHHQAGKTTAITARWFTPKPVEELYDTLKDPDCINNLADHTDQTQRLTQMRKALRDWQLKIHDSGLLPETERSARAEEHDVTIYEMVRNPKLYDLPAYLDAADLALQKDPANLPALTQDLDHPDSGIRWWAVVGLFYLGQNAAPAKAKLTAALTDPSHEVRAYTAWSLTTLGETERALQTFDQLIRDHSPATLTVLNILDQLGDSAKPLLQTVKQTELKDYNKRMKDYLLSKWSS